Proteins encoded by one window of Gehongia tenuis:
- a CDS encoding metal-sensing transcriptional repressor, giving the protein MKADKTAMVRLLKTARGQMDGILKMMEEDRYCVDISNQILATESILRKVNKEIIRAHMQSCVREGLKQGDEDKIEELLSLFEKMNKG; this is encoded by the coding sequence ATGAAAGCCGATAAGACGGCCATGGTTCGTCTGCTGAAGACGGCGAGAGGCCAGATGGACGGAATTCTCAAGATGATGGAGGAGGACCGCTATTGCGTGGATATCTCCAATCAGATTCTGGCCACCGAATCCATCCTTCGCAAGGTTAACAAGGAGATCATTCGGGCGCACATGCAAAGCTGCGTGCGGGAAGGACTGAAGCAGGGGGACGAGGACAAGATCGAAGAGTTGCTCTCTCTGTTCGAGAAGATGAACAAAGGATGA
- a CDS encoding heavy metal translocating P-type ATPase, producing the protein MKTKFDVMGMTCSACSAHVEKAVRKFEGVAGVEVNLLTNSMVVDYDGIDVNAIVKAVRDGGYDASPVQKANKTAAPAAEGREMSVKKRLIVSFAFMIPLFYLAMGHMMGWPLPAIFLGMENALIFAFTQFLLCLPVVLVNRKYFINGFKSLVKRSPNMDSLIAIGSSAAIIYGIFSIYKIGWGLGHGDMTMVHQYSMDLYFETSAMILALITLGKFLESRSKGKTSDAITKLVALAPKTAWVVREGEEHEIPVEEVSVGDVVAVRPGERIPVDGEILEGQSAVDESSLTGESLPVEKGAGDRVTGGTINGSGYFQFRATKVGEDTALAQIVRLVEEASASKAPIAKLADKVSGVFVPVVIAIALVSAAVWLLLGRSFEFSMSIGIAVLVVSCPCALGLATPTAIMVGTGKGAENGILIKSAEALETLQAVDTVVLDKTGTITEGKPRVTDVMPASSHDETELLALAAALEKPSEHPLASAVVEAAESRGIPYAPARDFKSVSGMGVEGTVEGRQYFAGNLRMMNERGVRLGELAKLGEKLAEAGKTPLYFAGAEAIGIVAVADTVKTSSAHAVSELERLGKTVVMLTGDNERTAAAIGQEVHIGRVISGVLPQDKERVVRDLQAEGRKVAMVGDGVNDAPALARADVGIAIGAGTDVAIESADIVLVKSDLMDVAGAMQLSKAVLRNIKQNLFWALLYNSIGIPLAAGVFFTWLNIKLNPMFGAAAMSLSSVCVVTNALRLRFFKPRYQEEQTAVCKLEHKGDGDMTKTMIVEGMSCMHCSARVEKALNELDGVTAKVDLEAKTATITLAQPVEDEKLIQAVTDAGYDVVSLR; encoded by the coding sequence ATGAAGACTAAATTTGATGTGATGGGCATGACCTGCTCCGCCTGTTCGGCACATGTGGAAAAGGCGGTGCGGAAGTTCGAAGGCGTCGCCGGCGTAGAAGTCAATCTGCTCACAAACAGCATGGTGGTGGATTACGATGGCATCGACGTCAATGCCATCGTGAAGGCCGTACGGGACGGGGGCTATGATGCTTCGCCTGTTCAAAAGGCGAACAAGACCGCCGCCCCCGCCGCTGAGGGCCGTGAAATGTCCGTTAAAAAGCGGCTGATCGTTTCTTTTGCTTTCATGATTCCGCTGTTCTATCTGGCAATGGGACACATGATGGGCTGGCCGTTGCCCGCGATTTTCCTTGGCATGGAAAATGCGCTCATCTTCGCTTTTACCCAGTTTCTTCTTTGTCTGCCGGTGGTTCTGGTGAATCGGAAATATTTCATCAACGGCTTTAAATCCCTGGTGAAGAGATCCCCCAATATGGATTCTCTCATCGCCATTGGGTCGTCGGCCGCCATTATCTATGGCATCTTTTCCATCTACAAGATTGGATGGGGTCTGGGTCATGGCGATATGACAATGGTCCATCAGTATTCCATGGATCTTTACTTCGAAACCTCGGCCATGATTTTGGCACTGATCACGCTCGGAAAGTTTCTGGAGAGCCGTTCCAAGGGGAAGACCTCCGATGCCATCACCAAACTGGTGGCTCTCGCTCCCAAGACCGCATGGGTGGTCCGGGAAGGCGAGGAGCATGAAATCCCTGTAGAAGAGGTGTCCGTAGGCGATGTGGTGGCGGTGCGGCCGGGGGAGAGAATCCCCGTGGACGGTGAAATTTTGGAGGGTCAAAGCGCGGTGGACGAATCCTCGCTGACGGGGGAGAGCCTCCCCGTGGAAAAGGGAGCGGGGGATCGGGTTACCGGCGGAACCATCAACGGATCGGGCTATTTTCAATTCCGGGCAACCAAGGTGGGCGAGGACACGGCACTGGCCCAGATTGTTCGGCTGGTGGAGGAGGCGAGCGCCTCCAAAGCGCCTATCGCCAAGCTGGCGGATAAAGTGAGCGGCGTGTTTGTGCCGGTGGTAATCGCTATCGCTCTGGTTTCGGCGGCGGTCTGGCTGCTGCTGGGGCGGTCCTTTGAATTTTCCATGTCCATTGGCATTGCGGTGCTGGTAGTATCCTGCCCCTGCGCTTTGGGACTGGCCACGCCCACCGCTATCATGGTGGGTACGGGCAAGGGTGCGGAGAATGGCATCCTGATCAAATCCGCTGAAGCGCTGGAGACGCTTCAAGCGGTGGATACGGTCGTTCTTGATAAGACGGGCACCATTACTGAGGGCAAGCCCCGGGTTACCGATGTGATGCCGGCATCGAGCCACGATGAAACGGAACTGCTTGCTCTGGCAGCGGCCTTGGAAAAGCCCTCCGAGCATCCGCTGGCCAGCGCTGTGGTGGAGGCTGCGGAAAGCCGAGGCATTCCTTACGCTCCGGCCAGGGATTTTAAGAGCGTGTCCGGCATGGGCGTTGAAGGAACGGTGGAGGGCAGACAGTATTTTGCGGGCAACCTCCGCATGATGAACGAGCGCGGGGTAAGATTGGGTGAACTGGCAAAACTGGGCGAGAAGCTGGCGGAGGCAGGCAAGACCCCCCTTTATTTTGCCGGAGCGGAGGCCATAGGTATTGTGGCGGTAGCGGACACGGTGAAAACATCCAGTGCCCATGCCGTATCCGAATTGGAGCGGTTGGGCAAGACGGTGGTCATGCTTACCGGCGATAATGAGCGTACGGCGGCCGCCATCGGCCAGGAAGTTCATATCGGCCGGGTCATTTCCGGTGTGCTGCCCCAGGACAAGGAGAGAGTGGTTCGGGATCTGCAGGCGGAAGGCAGAAAAGTGGCCATGGTGGGCGACGGCGTCAACGATGCGCCGGCGCTTGCTCGGGCGGACGTGGGAATTGCCATCGGCGCGGGTACCGATGTGGCCATCGAATCGGCGGATATTGTACTGGTCAAGAGCGATCTTATGGATGTAGCCGGCGCCATGCAGCTGTCCAAGGCCGTACTCCGGAACATCAAACAGAATCTCTTCTGGGCCCTTTTATACAATTCCATTGGAATCCCTCTGGCAGCAGGCGTATTCTTCACATGGCTGAATATCAAGCTGAACCCCATGTTTGGCGCGGCGGCCATGAGTCTCAGTTCCGTATGTGTGGTGACCAATGCCCTGCGGCTTCGGTTTTTCAAACCCAGGTATCAAGAGGAGCAGACCGCTGTCTGCAAACTCGAACATAAAGGAGATGGAGATATGACAAAGACAATGATTGTGGAAGGTATGAGCTGCATGCACTGCTCTGCGCGGGTGGAGAAAGCCCTGAATGAACTGGATGGCGTGACGGCCAAGGTGGACCTGGAAGCCAAGACGGCCACTATCACGCTGGCCCAGCCGGTGGAGGATGAAAAGCTGATCCAGGCGGTGACCGACGCCGGCTACGACGTGGTGAGCCTTCGATGA
- a CDS encoding U32 family peptidase, whose product MRLPELLAPAGSWDAMTAAVQSGADAVYLGAQGFNARASASNFDEEGLPRAVDYCHARGTKVLVTVNTLILPQEMEQAMALVEQLWRAGADGLIVQDVGLAAEIRTRYPDAPLHGSTQMSVHNLEGAAQLEEWGFKRVVLGREVSLQDIRKIVQSTAMEVEVFVHGAMCVSLSGACLMSSMIGGRSGNRGRCAQPCRLPYTWLEEGEREMGRGYLLSPKDQCTVPFLADIVSCGVKSLKVEGRMKRPEYVAVVIETYRRALDAIGELGHYEATPEDLLALKKIFHRGGFSEGYFFGVRDRELMGQDRPNHGGIRVGRVVKVNGRQAFVEPEPGVHLVVGDGVEFRGHGGDCGMEIQRLASSKGLIQLEAPGGVLAGDEVYRTTDAAQLRAVGEKLAEDRRRVPVSMELTLLPGRLPRMTLTAGDITLAVEGTEEVQRAAKRPLQEEDVLRQMRMGDSFLKPAFCHVELDDSFMPVSQLNDLRRRAVAAMEREWLHQKLPRWSFFEPLKGDQDKPEAAKSVRPELWLQGDKEILERLLDQPLAGVYWTPRDWTADLRSEGERLREKAGKKKIYVSVPTLLLESDYEAVFRKLETLRGTADGILAPNLGAVHGSLRTGWKVVGDSWLNVTHGGSLRELLKLGLERVTLSNELTLAQLEAAGRGWEDRCEAVVHGHIPVMNLAHCPAKALSPKSCHNCGRPLRFLRDRRGYAFPWVSTRITRCQTTLYNSVPLALAARGRLPQVSALRLIALGESSDTVRGWVEDYLRLLAGKPVQHSYVGSTLGHAYRGVE is encoded by the coding sequence ATGAGATTACCGGAATTGTTGGCACCGGCAGGGAGCTGGGATGCTATGACGGCGGCGGTGCAGAGCGGTGCGGATGCGGTTTACCTGGGTGCGCAGGGTTTTAATGCCAGGGCGTCGGCATCCAACTTTGATGAGGAGGGCCTGCCAAGGGCCGTGGATTACTGCCATGCCCGCGGAACCAAGGTGTTGGTTACGGTGAACACACTGATCCTGCCCCAGGAGATGGAGCAGGCGATGGCGCTGGTGGAACAGCTCTGGAGGGCGGGCGCCGATGGTCTCATTGTGCAGGATGTAGGTCTTGCGGCCGAGATCCGGACGCGCTATCCCGACGCGCCCCTTCATGGCAGCACCCAGATGTCGGTGCATAATCTGGAGGGCGCAGCACAGCTGGAGGAATGGGGATTCAAGAGGGTGGTTCTGGGCCGGGAGGTGTCCCTGCAGGATATCCGGAAGATTGTGCAATCCACAGCCATGGAAGTGGAGGTTTTCGTCCATGGGGCCATGTGCGTTTCTCTCAGCGGGGCCTGCCTGATGAGCAGCATGATCGGCGGCAGAAGCGGCAACCGCGGCCGCTGCGCCCAGCCCTGCCGTCTGCCCTACACCTGGCTGGAGGAGGGGGAGCGGGAGATGGGTCGGGGATACCTGCTCAGTCCCAAGGATCAGTGCACTGTGCCCTTCTTAGCGGACATTGTGAGCTGCGGCGTGAAAAGCCTGAAAGTGGAGGGACGGATGAAGCGGCCGGAATATGTGGCCGTGGTGATCGAGACCTACCGCAGGGCTTTGGACGCAATTGGAGAACTGGGACATTACGAAGCCACTCCGGAGGATCTTCTGGCCCTGAAGAAAATTTTCCACCGGGGCGGTTTCTCGGAAGGATATTTCTTTGGCGTCCGGGACCGGGAGCTCATGGGCCAGGACCGGCCCAATCACGGCGGCATTCGGGTAGGCCGGGTGGTGAAGGTGAACGGGAGACAGGCTTTCGTGGAACCGGAGCCTGGAGTCCATTTGGTTGTTGGGGACGGCGTGGAATTTCGCGGCCACGGTGGTGACTGCGGCATGGAGATTCAGCGTCTGGCCTCATCGAAGGGGCTGATTCAGCTGGAGGCTCCAGGCGGGGTTCTTGCGGGAGACGAGGTTTACCGCACCACGGATGCTGCGCAGCTTCGGGCCGTGGGAGAAAAACTGGCGGAAGACCGGCGCAGGGTGCCGGTGTCGATGGAGCTGACGCTGCTGCCTGGACGGCTGCCCCGTATGACCCTGACGGCGGGGGATATTACGCTGGCCGTGGAGGGAACGGAGGAGGTGCAAAGGGCGGCTAAGCGGCCCTTGCAGGAGGAGGATGTGCTTCGGCAGATGCGCATGGGGGACAGCTTCCTGAAACCCGCCTTCTGTCATGTGGAACTGGACGATAGCTTTATGCCGGTGTCCCAGCTGAACGATCTGCGCAGACGGGCCGTTGCCGCCATGGAGCGGGAATGGCTCCACCAAAAATTGCCGCGCTGGAGCTTCTTTGAGCCCTTAAAGGGGGATCAGGACAAGCCTGAGGCGGCCAAATCGGTTCGGCCGGAGCTTTGGCTCCAAGGGGATAAAGAGATCCTGGAACGGTTGTTGGACCAGCCGCTGGCTGGAGTTTACTGGACACCCAGGGATTGGACGGCCGACCTCCGATCGGAAGGGGAAAGACTCCGGGAAAAGGCCGGGAAAAAGAAGATTTATGTTTCCGTGCCCACGCTGCTGTTGGAAAGCGACTATGAGGCGGTTTTCCGTAAATTGGAGACGCTTCGGGGAACGGCGGACGGCATTCTTGCGCCCAATTTGGGAGCAGTTCACGGTAGCCTCCGGACGGGCTGGAAGGTGGTGGGCGACAGCTGGCTCAACGTGACCCATGGCGGTTCACTGCGGGAACTTTTGAAACTGGGACTGGAACGGGTGACCTTGTCCAACGAACTGACCCTGGCCCAGCTGGAGGCGGCAGGCCGGGGTTGGGAAGACCGTTGTGAAGCCGTCGTTCATGGACACATTCCAGTGATGAATCTGGCTCACTGCCCGGCAAAAGCCTTGTCCCCTAAAAGCTGTCATAACTGCGGCCGTCCCCTTCGGTTTCTGCGGGATCGGAGGGGATATGCCTTTCCCTGGGTGAGCACGCGGATCACCCGTTGCCAGACGACCCTCTATAACAGCGTACCTCTGGCCTTAGCGGCTCGAGGAAGACTGCCCCAGGTTTCAGCTTTAAGATTGATAGCCCTCGGGGAAAGCTCGGATACGGTGCGAGGCTGGGTGGAGGATTATCTGCGCCTGCTGGCAGGGAAACCGGTTCAGCACAGCTATGTGGGTTCCACTCTGGGCCACGCCTACCGCGGGGTGGAATGA
- a CDS encoding SDR family NAD(P)-dependent oxidoreductase — translation MGIFDGKVAIITGGGKAKSIGYGIAVAYAKEGADLVLTGRNEQKLLDAKEELERLYGIKVLALQAEVTPSDESEDIVKEVVQKTIDTFGRIDVLINNAQASASGIPLSMQSKDHFDLGIYSGLYATFYYMRECYPYLKETEGSVINFASGAGLFGNAGQSSYAAAKEGIRGLSRVAATEWGKDNINVNVVCPLAMTSQLENFKKGYPEAYEKNLRAVPMGRFGDPEIDIGRVCVHLGSRDFKYMSGETITLEGGMGQRP, via the coding sequence ATGGGTATCTTTGATGGAAAAGTCGCGATTATCACCGGCGGTGGCAAGGCGAAATCCATCGGCTATGGAATCGCTGTGGCTTATGCCAAGGAAGGCGCCGATCTGGTCTTGACGGGGAGAAATGAGCAGAAGCTTCTGGATGCCAAGGAGGAGTTGGAGCGTTTATATGGGATCAAAGTTCTGGCTTTGCAGGCGGAGGTGACACCCAGCGATGAATCGGAAGATATCGTCAAGGAAGTGGTCCAAAAGACCATAGATACTTTTGGAAGAATTGACGTTCTGATCAACAATGCTCAGGCTTCTGCATCAGGGATTCCGCTTTCCATGCAGTCCAAGGATCATTTTGATCTGGGTATCTATTCAGGATTGTATGCGACCTTCTATTATATGCGTGAATGCTATCCCTATTTGAAGGAAACGGAGGGTTCCGTGATTAATTTTGCATCGGGCGCAGGATTGTTCGGCAATGCCGGACAAAGCTCCTATGCGGCGGCTAAGGAGGGTATCCGCGGACTTTCCCGGGTGGCGGCCACGGAGTGGGGCAAGGACAATATCAATGTCAATGTGGTTTGTCCTTTGGCCATGACTTCTCAGCTGGAGAATTTTAAGAAGGGCTATCCCGAAGCCTATGAGAAAAATCTGCGGGCCGTGCCTATGGGCCGTTTTGGTGATCCGGAAATCGATATAGGCCGCGTCTGTGTCCATCTGGGGTCCCGGGATTTCAAATATATGTCCGGCGAGACCATCACCTTGGAGGGCGGTATGGGACAGCGCCCGTAA
- a CDS encoding DUF4234 domain-containing protein, with protein METNVVQPNQQGSTAPVGQLRTNRGLLKYILLSIVTLGIYGIVVMSSISNDINVIASRYDGKRTMHYCLLIFLVSWITLGIGYFVWFHKISGRIGNELLRRNIGYPFSAGSFWGWNVLGAFIIVGPFIYLHKLLKAMNLLSENYNVNG; from the coding sequence ATGGAGACCAATGTAGTTCAACCCAATCAGCAGGGCTCAACCGCACCTGTTGGACAATTGAGGACGAACAGGGGCCTGCTCAAGTACATTCTTTTGTCCATCGTGACCCTCGGCATCTATGGCATCGTAGTCATGTCATCCATTTCCAATGATATTAACGTAATCGCCAGCCGCTATGATGGAAAGCGGACCATGCATTACTGCCTGCTTATTTTTCTGGTCTCCTGGATCACTCTGGGCATTGGATACTTTGTATGGTTTCACAAAATCAGCGGTCGTATTGGCAATGAGTTGTTGCGGCGTAATATTGGCTACCCTTTCAGCGCGGGTTCCTTCTGGGGATGGAATGTGCTGGGAGCGTTCATTATCGTCGGTCCTTTCATTTATCTTCATAAGCTTTTGAAGGCCATGAATCTGCTGTCCGAAAACTACAATGTGAACGGTTGA
- a CDS encoding Ppx/GppA phosphatase family protein, whose protein sequence is MNRRAVIDVGSHGVKLLVAERTRQGWTTLLKDVVVTRLGDGVDRAGRLGEEPMNRTLDGISQLQQKAFSLRPEGMDIYATSAMRDAVNREEFCGRLQARTGLKLEILSGEQEAELAYRGALDDQDGGVLDLGGGSLEVIVGQKGKLVLQKSLQLGAVRAQDALDLPDRPGDEGITKIQSWVRNTLDRQLPNLAEQNIDVWTAVGGTAASIASMDQGLAVYDSKKIQGCLISLRRMEEWARRLAAMDLEERRHVRGLMPQRARAIVPGIVILASFMRYSETNVLRISDRGSMEGYLLGKIKC, encoded by the coding sequence ATGAATAGAAGAGCTGTCATAGATGTGGGCTCCCATGGTGTAAAGCTTTTGGTTGCCGAACGAACTCGACAGGGTTGGACCACATTGCTGAAGGATGTGGTGGTCACTCGACTGGGAGATGGCGTGGATCGTGCAGGCCGGCTGGGGGAGGAGCCCATGAACCGAACCCTGGACGGCATCTCCCAGCTTCAGCAAAAAGCGTTTTCTTTAAGACCGGAAGGTATGGATATCTATGCCACATCGGCCATGCGGGATGCCGTAAATCGTGAGGAATTCTGCGGCCGCCTCCAGGCGCGCACAGGGCTCAAACTGGAGATTCTCTCAGGGGAGCAGGAAGCGGAACTGGCCTACCGGGGCGCACTGGATGATCAGGATGGCGGTGTGCTGGATCTTGGAGGCGGCAGCCTTGAGGTGATCGTTGGTCAAAAGGGGAAATTGGTGCTGCAAAAAAGCCTGCAGCTTGGCGCAGTGCGAGCTCAGGATGCGCTGGATCTCCCGGACCGTCCCGGTGATGAGGGCATAACCAAAATCCAAAGCTGGGTGCGGAATACTCTGGATCGGCAGCTCCCCAATCTTGCGGAACAAAATATTGATGTTTGGACTGCGGTCGGCGGTACAGCAGCCAGTATTGCATCGATGGATCAGGGCCTGGCGGTCTATGATTCCAAAAAGATTCAGGGCTGCCTGATATCCTTGCGGAGAATGGAAGAATGGGCGCGCCGCCTTGCAGCTATGGACCTGGAGGAACGCCGGCATGTCAGGGGACTGATGCCCCAGCGTGCCAGAGCCATTGTGCCGGGTATCGTTATCCTTGCTTCCTTTATGCGGTATAGTGAGACCAATGTTTTACGCATCAGCGACCGCGGTTCTATGGAAGGATATCTGCTGGGAAAAATTAAATGTTGA
- a CDS encoding S1 RNA-binding domain-containing protein: MAVEEGTILEGTVTGIAAFGAFVRLPDGESGMVHISEVADAYVRDINDFLKVGDTVKVKVLPGHNGKISLSIKKANPPKKPSSKPMDIDWRSSRSNASSGPASFEDLMSKFMKDSEERLLDVKRSQDHKRSGYAKR, from the coding sequence GTGGCCGTCGAAGAAGGAACGATTTTGGAGGGTACCGTTACGGGGATCGCCGCGTTTGGTGCGTTTGTGCGGTTGCCGGACGGAGAATCGGGCATGGTGCATATTTCGGAGGTTGCCGACGCCTATGTCCGCGATATCAACGACTTTTTGAAGGTTGGCGATACGGTCAAGGTGAAGGTGCTGCCCGGCCATAACGGCAAGATCAGCCTTTCCATCAAGAAGGCCAATCCGCCCAAGAAGCCTTCCAGTAAGCCCATGGATATTGATTGGCGGAGCAGCCGTTCCAATGCGTCGTCTGGACCCGCTTCCTTTGAGGATTTGATGAGCAAATTCATGAAGGACAGCGAGGAAAGACTGCTGGACGTGAAGCGCAGCCAGGATCATAAGCGCAGCGGATACGCGAAACGATGA
- a CDS encoding FtsB family cell division protein yields the protein MKGRRYMQLVQKIRKHWKPIVACLIAVYVTVTLVQQQIQMGEQKKTMAGINAQIEEAQMENERIERTIDSTSSDEYIEQAARQQLGWVKDGEIVFLPKNGQDLQGDNTGE from the coding sequence ATGAAGGGCCGGAGATACATGCAGCTTGTTCAAAAGATCCGAAAACACTGGAAACCCATCGTGGCGTGCCTTATTGCCGTTTATGTGACGGTAACGCTGGTACAGCAGCAAATCCAGATGGGTGAACAGAAGAAAACCATGGCTGGCATCAATGCGCAGATTGAGGAAGCCCAGATGGAAAACGAACGGATTGAACGGACCATTGATTCCACCTCCAGCGACGAATACATCGAACAGGCGGCCCGTCAGCAGCTGGGCTGGGTGAAGGATGGGGAGATTGTCTTTTTACCGAAAAATGGGCAGGATCTCCAGGGTGACAATACCGGTGAATGA
- the yabQ gene encoding spore cortex biosynthesis protein YabQ — protein sequence MLFSTYNQPAVFMAAVYAGLVMGFVYDLFRGISHVFHFKAFMTGLMDLLFWVLAVAVAFVVLYVGDQREIRFFALLGFGLGGLLYALGISSALRWMGGQLVSFLKRALRKVAHWPFIQRIFR from the coding sequence ATGTTGTTTTCCACTTACAATCAGCCGGCGGTTTTTATGGCGGCGGTATACGCAGGATTGGTGATGGGGTTCGTATACGATCTTTTCCGTGGAATCAGCCACGTCTTTCATTTTAAAGCGTTCATGACTGGGTTGATGGATCTGCTGTTCTGGGTTCTGGCGGTTGCGGTGGCTTTTGTGGTGCTGTATGTGGGGGACCAGCGGGAGATTCGTTTCTTTGCTCTGCTGGGATTTGGACTTGGCGGACTGCTCTATGCTCTTGGTATATCCTCGGCTCTCCGCTGGATGGGCGGTCAATTGGTCAGTTTTCTCAAAAGGGCACTGCGCAAGGTGGCTCACTGGCCCTTCATACAACGAATTTTTCGTTAA
- the yabP gene encoding sporulation protein YabP, with amino-acid sequence MDERKVTRVRAHSVFVENREKVTITGVDDVDSFNEEEVLLITEAGDITIAGEGLHIAKLNLDDGQLIVEGYLYAVEYSDGDTSSGKGGLFSRLFK; translated from the coding sequence TTGGATGAACGGAAGGTTACGCGGGTAAGAGCCCATTCGGTGTTCGTGGAAAACCGGGAAAAGGTGACCATCACCGGGGTGGATGACGTGGACAGCTTCAACGAGGAAGAGGTTCTTTTAATCACCGAGGCCGGCGACATCACCATCGCGGGTGAAGGCCTGCATATCGCCAAACTGAATCTGGACGATGGCCAACTGATCGTGGAAGGGTATTTATATGCTGTGGAATACAGTGATGGAGATACCTCTTCGGGCAAAGGCGGGCTGTTTTCCAGGCTGTTTAAATAA
- the hisC gene encoding histidinol-phosphate transaminase has product MQSLEPYTAGEQPKDKKYIKLNTNENPYEPTPALQDALKNARSLRLYPDPLAAEFCEAAGKANGLPADHVFAGNGSDEVLALAFKAFFDSPVLFADITYSFYPVFCEFFKIEFLLVPLRDDFTLDAAGFLKPNGGVAIANPNAPTGITLELKELQTILDYNLARKRVVLIDEAYVAFGAESAAKLIPQYPNLVVVRTLSKSHALAGMRLGYALAQPHLIEGLRMAKDSFNSYPVDSLAQAAGTAALRDAAYYEGVLSRVVDTRTWFVRALTEMGFRVLPSKTNFVFAGHDRIKAAELFKRLRDRGVLVRYFDAPRVRDFLRITIGTDEDMQKVAAILQEILS; this is encoded by the coding sequence ATGCAAAGCCTTGAGCCCTATACGGCGGGGGAGCAGCCCAAGGATAAAAAATATATCAAACTCAATACCAATGAGAACCCTTATGAACCTACGCCGGCATTGCAGGATGCCCTGAAAAATGCCCGCAGCCTCCGGCTTTATCCCGACCCTCTGGCTGCGGAATTCTGTGAGGCGGCAGGGAAGGCTAACGGTCTTCCGGCGGATCATGTCTTTGCGGGCAATGGCTCCGACGAGGTATTGGCTCTTGCTTTCAAGGCTTTCTTTGACAGCCCCGTGCTCTTTGCCGATATTACCTATTCCTTCTATCCCGTATTTTGTGAGTTCTTTAAAATTGAATTCTTGCTCGTTCCGCTTAGGGACGATTTTACTCTGGACGCTGCGGGTTTCCTGAAACCTAACGGCGGCGTTGCCATTGCAAATCCCAATGCGCCCACCGGAATTACGCTGGAGCTGAAGGAGCTGCAAACGATTTTGGATTACAATTTGGCGAGAAAACGGGTGGTGCTCATTGATGAGGCCTACGTGGCCTTCGGCGCCGAGTCCGCAGCGAAGCTTATCCCTCAATATCCCAATCTCGTGGTGGTGCGCACCCTGTCCAAGAGCCATGCCCTTGCGGGGATGCGCCTTGGCTACGCGCTGGCCCAGCCCCATCTGATCGAAGGGCTGAGGATGGCTAAGGACAGCTTCAATTCCTATCCGGTGGACAGCCTGGCTCAGGCGGCGGGAACGGCGGCCCTTCGGGATGCCGCTTATTACGAGGGGGTCCTGAGTCGGGTGGTGGACACCCGCACCTGGTTTGTGAGGGCCCTGACGGAGATGGGTTTTCGCGTCCTGCCATCCAAAACAAACTTTGTCTTTGCGGGCCATGACCGCATAAAGGCTGCTGAATTGTTTAAAAGGCTCCGGGACCGCGGGGTCCTGGTCCGTTACTTTGATGCTCCGCGGGTCCGGGATTTCCTCCGCATTACCATTGGAACCGATGAGGATATGCAGAAGGTGGCCGCGATTCTTCAGGAAATTCTGAGCTAG
- a CDS encoding response regulator has translation MAGSYRWGNNIFAMTADAFAEDIDKSRDAGMNAHISKPIDMAQLYWTMQEWL, from the coding sequence TTGGCTGGATCGTACCGATGGGGGAACAACATCTTTGCAATGACGGCTGACGCTTTTGCCGAGGACATCGACAAAAGCAGGGATGCAGGAATGAACGCTCATATCTCCAAACCAATCGATATGGCGCAGCTGTACTGGACCATGCAGGAGTGGCTGTAA